In one Chryseobacterium camelliae genomic region, the following are encoded:
- a CDS encoding NAD(P)-dependent alcohol dehydrogenase, producing MNTFTVKAYGAESKTADLKEMNIERRDATPNDVEIEILYCGVCHSDLHTARNDWGGTMYPAVPGHEIVGRITKIGSEVTQFKVGDLAGVGCIVDSCGHCESCQHDLEQYCLNGFTGTYNGKDTHLGGHTFGGYSQKVVVDADHVLRIPENLDLAAVAPLLCAGITTWSPLRHWNVGPDSKVAVVGLGGLGHMAIKLAKGLGAEVTLFSRTPGKTEDAKQLGADHVIISTDEAQMQSVKGKFDVIIDTVPYVHDVNPYVTTLNINGTHVLVGYLGGLEPILNTVPMILGRKSVAGSVIGGIAETQEMLDFCGEHNIVSEIEMIKMQDINEAYERMLKSDVRYRFVIDMKSL from the coding sequence ATGAACACATTCACGGTAAAAGCTTACGGAGCAGAATCCAAAACTGCAGACCTAAAGGAAATGAATATCGAAAGAAGAGATGCTACACCTAATGATGTAGAAATTGAAATTCTCTACTGCGGAGTCTGCCATTCTGATCTTCACACAGCAAGAAATGACTGGGGCGGAACCATGTACCCTGCAGTTCCGGGACACGAAATTGTAGGAAGAATCACAAAAATCGGCAGCGAAGTTACCCAATTTAAAGTGGGTGACTTGGCAGGTGTAGGGTGTATTGTAGATTCTTGCGGGCATTGTGAAAGCTGCCAACATGATTTGGAACAATATTGTTTAAACGGTTTCACTGGAACTTATAATGGAAAAGATACCCATTTGGGAGGTCATACTTTTGGAGGATATTCTCAAAAAGTAGTGGTAGATGCAGATCACGTGCTAAGAATCCCTGAAAATTTAGATTTGGCAGCAGTTGCGCCTCTTCTTTGTGCAGGAATCACAACCTGGTCTCCGCTAAGACACTGGAACGTTGGTCCGGATTCTAAGGTTGCCGTTGTAGGTTTAGGAGGATTAGGACATATGGCGATCAAATTAGCAAAAGGTTTAGGAGCTGAAGTCACCTTGTTTTCAAGAACTCCGGGAAAAACAGAAGATGCTAAACAGTTGGGAGCCGATCATGTTATTATTTCAACGGATGAGGCTCAAATGCAGTCTGTAAAAGGAAAATTCGATGTGATTATTGACACTGTTCCTTATGTACACGATGTAAATCCTTATGTTACCACTTTAAATATTAACGGAACTCATGTTTTAGTCGGGTATTTAGGAGGGCTAGAACCTATCTTAAACACGGTTCCTATGATTTTGGGAAGAAAATCCGTTGCAGGTTCCGTAATCGGAGGTATTGCCGAAACTCAGGAAATGCTGGATTTCTGTGGTGAACACAATATCGTTTCAGAAATTGAAATGATTAAAATGCAGGATATCAACGAAGCTTATGAAAGAATGCTGAAAAGTGATGTGAGATACCGTTTCGTGATTGATATGAAATCTTTGTAA
- a CDS encoding ectonucleotide pyrophosphatase/phosphodiesterase translates to MKRGLQFLLLIFSLTVFAQKETVDTAQVIISNRYNSVEAQTKPYVIMISTDGFRYDYAKKYNAEHLLKFSNEGVQAKAMIPSYPSITFPNHWTLITGLYPSHHGLIDNYFYDYKRKEPYAMSNKKNAEDGSWYGGTPLWSLAEKQGMISASLQWVGSASDAGGKRPTYYYPYHEKFTPSEKVDKVINWLKLPMDKRPHFISLYFPEVDGSGHHFGPDTKETENAVHLIDSAIGELVQKVNALGLKNVNFVFVSDHGMIKVDGGNPLEIPAMLLDKNRFDIYNSQTLLRVYVKNSNEVKKTYKELKNNKTEDYEVYLDKKLPKYLHFGTKDDRYNRIGQILLIPKAPKIFLEKGKKTSVGKHGYNPRLVPEMKAIFFAWGPEFKNNLVIDEFANINVYPLVAEILGLKIDQPIDGKLKVLKGIVKEKK, encoded by the coding sequence ATGAAGCGAGGATTACAATTTTTACTGTTGATTTTCTCATTGACAGTTTTTGCACAAAAGGAAACGGTTGATACGGCACAAGTTATTATTTCCAACAGATATAATAGTGTTGAAGCTCAGACCAAACCTTATGTGATCATGATTTCAACAGACGGTTTTCGTTACGACTATGCCAAAAAATATAATGCAGAACATCTTCTGAAGTTTTCAAATGAAGGAGTTCAGGCAAAAGCAATGATTCCAAGCTATCCGAGCATTACATTTCCGAATCATTGGACTTTAATTACCGGCCTTTACCCTTCTCATCACGGGTTGATTGATAATTATTTCTACGATTATAAAAGAAAAGAGCCGTATGCAATGAGCAATAAAAAAAATGCAGAAGATGGAAGCTGGTACGGCGGAACACCACTTTGGAGTCTGGCCGAAAAACAGGGGATGATTTCCGCTTCTCTGCAATGGGTAGGTTCTGCGAGTGATGCAGGAGGAAAAAGACCCACCTATTATTATCCTTATCACGAAAAATTTACCCCTTCAGAAAAGGTGGATAAAGTGATCAATTGGCTGAAGCTGCCTATGGATAAAAGACCTCACTTTATTTCATTGTATTTCCCTGAAGTTGACGGAAGTGGACATCATTTCGGACCTGATACAAAGGAAACAGAAAATGCGGTTCATTTGATTGATAGTGCGATTGGAGAACTGGTTCAGAAAGTAAATGCTCTTGGATTAAAAAATGTAAACTTCGTTTTTGTATCTGACCACGGAATGATAAAAGTGGATGGAGGAAATCCTCTGGAGATACCTGCAATGCTTTTAGATAAAAACAGATTTGATATTTATAATTCTCAGACTTTATTAAGAGTTTACGTTAAAAATTCTAATGAGGTAAAAAAAACATACAAAGAATTAAAAAATAATAAAACCGAAGATTATGAAGTGTATCTGGATAAAAAACTTCCTAAATATCTTCACTTCGGAACTAAAGATGATCGATATAACAGAATCGGACAGATTTTATTAATCCCAAAAGCTCCGAAGATTTTCTTGGAAAAAGGAAAGAAGACTTCAGTGGGAAAACATGGTTATAATCCTAGACTAGTTCCTGAAATGAAAGCCATATTTTTTGCGTGGGGTCCCGAATTTAAAAATAATCTGGTGATTGATGAGTTTGCAAATATTAATGTTTATCCTTTGGTGGCTGAAATTTTAGGATTAAAAATTGATCAGCCTATCGATGGCAAATTAAAAGTATTAAAAGGGATTGTAAAGGAGAAGAAATAA
- a CDS encoding T9SS type A sorting domain-containing protein: MKKTLLILGMLLANFAWAQFTTGTVSLPTAGMTAKIDTTPTTVTLTVTGDSNSMLGIGFGSSGMASGADGFIYNSSANTDYTFGGIGITPTADASQDWTVSSNTVSGSTRTIVATRTLAGGTGDFAISNANTNINIFYARRDGTTALGYHGSNRDYATLTRSGSLATSDFELENKQINIYPNPAKETVNFKNADNIKSVDIYETTGRKVKSVKLEGENISVSDLRAGSYYFEITHKDGTLSYEKLIKE; this comes from the coding sequence ATGAAAAAAACTTTACTAATATTAGGAATGCTTCTGGCAAATTTTGCCTGGGCTCAGTTTACGACAGGAACAGTCTCATTACCCACTGCTGGGATGACTGCAAAAATAGATACGACACCTACTACGGTAACTTTAACAGTAACGGGAGACAGTAATTCAATGCTTGGAATTGGCTTTGGTTCTAGCGGAATGGCTAGCGGGGCGGACGGATTTATTTATAACTCTTCGGCAAATACCGATTATACTTTTGGAGGAATAGGAATAACTCCTACTGCAGATGCATCACAAGACTGGACAGTGAGTAGCAATACTGTATCGGGAAGTACAAGAACTATCGTTGCTACAAGAACTTTAGCTGGCGGAACAGGTGATTTTGCCATTTCCAATGCCAATACCAATATCAATATTTTTTATGCAAGAAGAGACGGAACTACAGCTTTAGGATATCATGGCAGCAACAGAGATTACGCTACGCTGACAAGATCAGGATCGCTTGCAACGAGTGACTTCGAGCTTGAAAACAAACAAATAAATATTTATCCAAACCCTGCGAAAGAAACAGTAAACTTCAAAAATGCTGATAATATTAAGTCTGTAGATATTTACGAAACAACAGGGCGAAAAGTAAAATCTGTAAAACTTGAAGGCGAAAACATCAGTGTTTCTGATTTAAGAGCCGGAAGTTATTATTTTGAAATTACCCATAAGGACGGAACATTATCCTATGAAAAACTCATTAAAGAATAA
- a CDS encoding ankyrin repeat domain-containing protein — translation MKNLMIIVGVFLSFTFVSAQEKTKSIFDIARSGTVAEVQELMKQNPDVINQTNDHGFSPLILACYRGNNEVAKFLIDNVKNVNYKSQEGTALAGLSVKYNKDLVERLLHKNADPNIADATGATPLFWAVKFGNKELIELLLQHKADKSIKDSQGMTPFEYALQTNNKDIINLLKN, via the coding sequence ATGAAAAATTTAATGATCATAGTAGGTGTTTTTCTGAGTTTTACGTTTGTATCTGCTCAGGAGAAGACAAAATCAATTTTTGATATTGCCAGAAGCGGAACGGTTGCAGAAGTACAGGAACTGATGAAGCAGAATCCGGATGTTATTAATCAAACCAACGACCATGGCTTTTCCCCTCTTATTTTAGCATGCTATAGAGGAAACAACGAAGTGGCTAAGTTTTTGATAGATAATGTAAAGAATGTTAATTATAAAAGCCAGGAAGGAACAGCTTTAGCCGGACTTTCTGTGAAATATAATAAAGATTTGGTAGAGCGTTTATTACATAAAAACGCCGATCCAAATATCGCGGATGCCACAGGAGCTACTCCTTTATTCTGGGCTGTGAAATTCGGTAATAAAGAACTCATAGAATTGTTATTACAACACAAAGCAGACAAATCTATTAAAGATTCTCAGGGAATGACTCCATTTGAATACGCCCTTCAAACCAACAATAAAGACATCATCAACCTCTTAAAAAATTAA
- a CDS encoding YceI family protein — protein sequence MKKLIILTVSLLFTNLVLAQKYSSKTGKVTFEASVPLFEDVFAKDDNNIVVLNADTGDIASVSAVKNFHFKVKLMEEHFNESYAETAKYPKATFTGKILNFDKAKLSATPQKYTIQGNLNFHGVDKAYTSNATISTKDGKIYIAGGFIAKSADHKVTIPKMVTKKVAENVNVQYDYTLSKQ from the coding sequence ATGAAAAAGTTAATAATACTTACCGTTTCGTTACTTTTTACAAACCTTGTTCTGGCTCAGAAATACAGCTCAAAGACAGGGAAAGTAACGTTTGAAGCTTCAGTACCTTTATTTGAGGATGTTTTTGCTAAAGATGATAATAATATTGTTGTTTTGAATGCTGATACTGGAGATATAGCTTCTGTTTCTGCGGTTAAAAACTTCCATTTTAAAGTGAAACTTATGGAGGAACATTTTAACGAAAGTTATGCTGAAACGGCAAAGTATCCGAAAGCAACCTTCACAGGAAAGATTTTAAATTTTGATAAAGCAAAGCTTTCTGCAACTCCACAAAAATATACCATACAAGGAAATTTGAACTTTCATGGAGTAGATAAAGCGTATACCTCTAATGCAACCATTTCTACTAAAGATGGTAAAATTTACATAGCAGGAGGTTTCATAGCGAAATCAGCAGATCATAAAGTAACGATTCCTAAAATGGTCACTAAAAAAGTGGCTGAAAATGTAAATGTCCAATACGATTATACCTTATCTAAACAATGA
- a CDS encoding DUF5777 family beta-barrel protein has product MTKTFFFLSMLASSLAFAQEDLLKDIDTIKTNTEISQPAFKALQVVTGQSTKLTAKNEWYIVVAHRFGDVSKGFKDFFGLDDASTKLGVIYGVTDGLSLSLSRETNMKTFEGGAKYKLVKQNENFPLDIVGYNVLAVNTDLSKDNYPGLQFGDRLSYLTQALISRRFNDKFSLQFTPSYVHKNLYEPNIEDKDQFLAGLGGRYKISKRISINAEYFVNFDHHSFYKNPLSLGMDIETGGHVFQLLFTNSQLNSDIGYLTNATGDWGKGHIFFGFNLYRVF; this is encoded by the coding sequence ATGACAAAAACTTTCTTCTTTTTGTCAATGTTGGCTTCAAGTCTTGCTTTTGCACAGGAAGACTTGTTGAAGGATATTGATACCATTAAAACAAATACCGAAATTTCACAGCCCGCATTTAAGGCATTACAAGTCGTCACAGGACAATCTACAAAGCTCACTGCGAAAAACGAATGGTATATCGTTGTAGCACACCGTTTCGGAGACGTAAGCAAAGGATTCAAAGATTTTTTTGGATTGGATGATGCTTCTACCAAGTTGGGGGTAATCTATGGCGTTACTGACGGACTTTCATTAAGTCTTTCCAGGGAAACCAATATGAAAACTTTTGAAGGTGGAGCAAAATACAAGCTGGTAAAGCAGAACGAAAACTTTCCGCTGGATATTGTAGGCTATAATGTGTTAGCAGTAAACACAGACCTCAGCAAAGATAATTATCCGGGTCTTCAGTTTGGAGACAGACTGTCTTATCTTACCCAGGCGCTTATTTCAAGAAGGTTTAACGATAAATTTTCATTACAATTCACACCTTCCTATGTTCATAAAAATCTTTACGAGCCAAACATTGAAGACAAAGACCAGTTTCTTGCAGGATTGGGAGGTCGTTATAAAATTTCAAAAAGAATCTCTATTAATGCAGAATACTTTGTGAATTTTGATCATCACAGTTTTTATAAAAATCCTTTGTCTTTAGGGATGGATATAGAAACCGGGGGACATGTTTTCCAGCTGTTATTTACAAACTCTCAACTCAATTCAGATATCGGTTATCTTACCAATGCAACCGGAGATTGGGGAAAAGGGCATATTTTCTTTGGGTTTAATCTTTATAGAGTTTTTTAA
- a CDS encoding Crp/Fnr family transcriptional regulator: MDMINNQFILNKFGFLGNDFSIELQKHAFITDIKAKTEIISEGQKVRFVPFLIKGSIKVYSLNDGRELIYYYVRPNDSCLMTFSSIFSDYTSKIYALAEEDSEVMLVPVAVLHDWLIKFPEINKLFYHEYDKRFIDVMNMVNDAVFHRLDKRILNYIKQQVLITGNNPIKLTHREIASNLGTSREVVSRVLKKVENEGEIIQTKEGIKVPASENVREF, encoded by the coding sequence ATGGATATGATAAATAACCAGTTTATTCTTAATAAATTCGGGTTTTTGGGGAATGATTTTTCAATTGAACTTCAAAAGCATGCATTTATTACCGATATTAAAGCGAAAACAGAAATTATTTCAGAAGGGCAAAAGGTAAGATTTGTTCCGTTCCTGATAAAAGGCTCGATTAAAGTATATTCTTTAAACGACGGAAGAGAGCTGATTTATTATTATGTAAGACCCAATGACAGCTGCTTAATGACGTTTTCCTCTATTTTTAGCGATTATACCAGTAAAATATATGCTCTTGCCGAAGAAGATTCAGAAGTGATGCTGGTTCCTGTTGCTGTATTGCATGATTGGCTGATCAAGTTCCCGGAGATCAATAAACTCTTTTACCATGAATACGACAAAAGATTCATAGATGTGATGAATATGGTCAATGATGCTGTTTTTCACAGGCTTGATAAGAGAATATTAAATTACATCAAACAACAGGTTTTAATCACCGGAAACAATCCGATTAAACTTACTCATAGAGAAATTGCCAGCAACCTGGGAACCTCCAGGGAAGTGGTTAGCCGTGTTTTGAAAAAAGTTGAAAATGAAGGCGAAATCATTCAGACAAAAGAAGGAATAAAAGTTCCTGCGAGTGAAAATGTTAGAGAGTTCTAA
- a CDS encoding DUF3467 domain-containing protein, protein MDNNQNPQDGNINIELNEMVAAGIYANLALVNHSPSEFVVDFIQLMPGVQQAKVRSRVILAPLHAKRVLSALQQNIANYEQQFGEIKEVEPFVLGANNVQA, encoded by the coding sequence ATGGACAACAATCAAAATCCACAAGACGGAAACATCAACATCGAATTAAACGAAATGGTAGCAGCTGGAATCTATGCTAACTTAGCATTGGTAAACCACTCTCCATCTGAATTCGTTGTAGATTTTATCCAATTAATGCCGGGGGTACAACAAGCGAAAGTAAGATCAAGAGTTATTCTTGCTCCACTTCACGCAAAAAGAGTATTATCAGCTCTTCAACAAAACATTGCTAACTACGAACAACAATTTGGAGAAATCAAAGAAGTTGAACCTTTCGTATTAGGTGCTAACAACGTACAAGCTTAA